A genome region from Campylobacter concisus includes the following:
- a CDS encoding replication-associated recombination protein A produces MFRPKNLDEICGQKAVKAAFLKFIAAGKIPHSIFYGPAGCGKTSFARAVASGANYDFYEFDGGNLKIDDFRKILKNYENALNKPLFFIDEIHRLSKTQQEALLIPMENYKALVIGASTENPFFTLSSGIRSRSMLFEFRPLSSSDFEELLGKIREQISFSIDDEAKEYLFKSSGGDARAMLNLLEFAVTLDENVSLENLKTLRQNALKEGAKEDDTHYELASAFIKSLRGSDENAVIYYLARLIDSGESADFIARRMAIFASEDIGNANPNALNLAASTLSTVKEIGFPEARIILAQCAIYLASSPKSNSSYNAINAALKYVQSEEILKIPPYLKNHTKESKDYLYPHDFGGWVEQKYLEKPLVFYKSKGIGFEKTLNEWLEKIKFKG; encoded by the coding sequence ATGTTTAGACCAAAAAACTTGGATGAAATTTGCGGACAAAAGGCGGTTAAAGCAGCTTTTTTAAAATTTATAGCCGCCGGCAAGATCCCGCACTCCATCTTTTATGGTCCAGCAGGCTGTGGCAAGACGAGCTTTGCAAGGGCTGTGGCAAGCGGCGCAAACTACGACTTTTATGAGTTTGACGGCGGAAATTTAAAGATAGATGACTTTCGCAAAATTTTAAAAAACTACGAAAATGCCCTAAATAAGCCACTCTTTTTCATAGACGAGATCCACAGGCTTAGCAAAACCCAACAAGAAGCACTGCTAATCCCCATGGAAAACTACAAAGCCCTAGTCATCGGCGCTAGCACGGAAAATCCTTTTTTCACACTAAGCTCAGGCATCAGAAGTCGCTCTATGCTCTTTGAGTTTAGACCGCTTAGTAGTAGCGACTTTGAGGAGCTTCTTGGCAAGATCAGGGAGCAAATTTCTTTTAGCATAGATGATGAAGCCAAGGAATATTTATTTAAAAGTAGTGGCGGCGACGCAAGAGCTATGCTAAATTTACTTGAATTTGCCGTCACACTTGATGAAAACGTGAGCCTAGAAAATTTAAAAACACTACGTCAAAATGCCCTAAAAGAGGGAGCAAAAGAGGATGACACGCACTACGAGCTAGCAAGTGCTTTTATAAAAAGCCTGCGTGGAAGCGACGAAAATGCCGTCATATACTATCTCGCAAGGCTCATAGACTCTGGCGAGAGTGCGGACTTCATCGCTAGAAGGATGGCGATATTTGCCAGCGAAGACATCGGCAATGCAAACCCAAATGCACTAAATTTAGCCGCCAGCACGCTTAGTACGGTAAAAGAGATAGGCTTTCCAGAGGCTAGGATCATACTGGCTCAGTGCGCCATCTATCTAGCCAGCTCGCCAAAGTCAAACTCCAGCTACAATGCAATAAATGCTGCCCTAAAATACGTGCAAAGCGAGGAAATTTTAAAGATCCCGCCATATCTAAAAAATCACACAAAAGAGAGCAAAGACTACCTTTATCCGCATGATTTTGGCGGCTGGGTCGAGCAAAAATATCTAGAGAAACCGCTCGTTTTTTACAAAAGCAAAGGCATAGGCTTTGAAAAAACGCTAAATGAGTGGCTAGAGAAAATAAAATTCAAGGGTTAA
- a CDS encoding pyridoxamine 5'-phosphate oxidase family protein → MRRKDRELSREDGLKIIDECEYAVISCVDDEGEIFSVPISPVRVGESIFIHGATAGCKAKLLQDGRKVEFVCVSFNKVPHLSESELDAIKDDGKVLGGKVFTTEYKSAIAKTKVYEITDEAKKYEILKILSLKYTAYAMNTFETAAQYGLKIIKIYELKIESLSAKAKILPKAVKE, encoded by the coding sequence ATGAGACGAAAAGATAGAGAGCTGAGCCGTGAAGATGGCTTAAAAATCATAGATGAATGTGAATATGCAGTAATTTCATGTGTGGATGATGAGGGAGAAATTTTTAGCGTACCGATCTCGCCTGTTAGAGTTGGTGAAAGCATTTTTATACACGGAGCTACCGCTGGCTGTAAGGCAAAACTACTTCAAGATGGACGAAAAGTGGAGTTTGTCTGCGTTAGTTTTAACAAAGTCCCGCATCTAAGCGAAAGCGAGCTAGATGCAATAAAAGACGATGGCAAGGTACTTGGAGGCAAGGTTTTTACGACTGAGTACAAAAGTGCCATCGCAAAAACTAAAGTTTACGAGATCACAGACGAAGCTAAAAAATATGAAATTTTAAAAATTCTCAGCCTAAAGTACACAGCTTATGCGATGAACACCTTTGAAACAGCGGCGCAGTATGGGCTAAAAATCATAAAAATTTACGAGCTAAAGATAGAGAGCCTTAGCGCTAAGGCCAAAATTTTGCCAAAAGCGGTAAAGGAATAA
- the gdhA gene encoding NADP-specific glutamate dehydrogenase, protein MSEYIEKTMEWIKKTNPGQGVFVQAATEVLNSLEPLIKRESKYQKHAILERIVIPERTVIFRVTYTGDDGRPQVNNGYRVQFNSAVGPYKGGIRLHPSVDLGVLKFLGFEQIFKNSLTGVNIGGAKGGSTFDPKGKSEGEIMRFCQAFMSELYRHIGNTVDVPAGDIGVGAREIGYMFGQYKKLTGRFDGILTGKGLNWGGSLVRTEATGYGLVYFTQNMLQKAGLGLEGKKCSISGSGNVAIYTVEKLYQVGALPITVSDSNGYVYDAEGIDLAVLKELKEVKRARLSEYVKFRPSAKYVSVSEYKEGRNGVWDVPCDGAFPCATQNELHLADIKTLYANGCRFVAEGANMPSTLDAINFMLVQKDFYFAPAKAANAGGVGTSGLEMMQNAGMTSWSFEEVDRRLHGIMNHIFELSYETSKEFGDEGNLVLGSNIAGFRKVADAMIDQGYV, encoded by the coding sequence ATGAGCGAGTACATCGAAAAAACGATGGAGTGGATAAAAAAGACCAATCCGGGTCAAGGCGTCTTTGTCCAGGCTGCGACCGAGGTTTTAAACAGCCTCGAGCCGCTTATAAAAAGAGAGAGCAAGTACCAAAAACACGCGATCCTAGAACGCATCGTCATCCCTGAGCGCACGGTGATCTTTCGCGTCACGTACACGGGCGATGACGGCAGACCGCAGGTAAATAACGGCTACCGCGTGCAGTTTAACTCAGCCGTCGGCCCCTATAAAGGCGGCATCAGACTGCATCCTAGCGTGGATCTTGGCGTGCTAAAATTTCTAGGATTTGAGCAAATTTTTAAAAACTCGCTCACGGGCGTAAATATCGGCGGCGCAAAAGGCGGCAGCACCTTTGATCCAAAAGGCAAGAGCGAGGGCGAGATAATGCGCTTTTGCCAAGCGTTTATGAGCGAGCTATACCGCCACATCGGCAACACCGTGGACGTGCCCGCAGGCGACATCGGTGTGGGCGCGCGCGAGATAGGCTATATGTTTGGGCAGTATAAAAAGCTCACGGGCAGATTTGACGGCATCCTAACTGGCAAAGGCCTAAACTGGGGCGGCAGCCTAGTGCGCACGGAGGCGACCGGATACGGGTTAGTTTATTTTACGCAAAACATGCTGCAAAAAGCAGGCCTTGGGCTAGAGGGCAAAAAGTGCAGCATAAGCGGTAGCGGAAACGTCGCCATCTACACGGTAGAAAAGCTCTATCAAGTAGGCGCGCTGCCTATAACGGTTTCTGATTCAAACGGATACGTTTACGACGCAGAGGGCATAGATCTAGCGGTACTTAAAGAGCTAAAAGAAGTAAAACGCGCGCGCCTTAGCGAATACGTTAAATTTAGACCGAGCGCAAAATACGTAAGCGTGAGCGAGTACAAAGAGGGTAGAAACGGCGTGTGGGACGTGCCGTGCGATGGAGCGTTTCCGTGCGCGACGCAAAACGAGCTTCACCTAGCCGACATCAAGACGCTCTACGCTAACGGCTGTCGCTTCGTGGCTGAGGGCGCAAATATGCCAAGCACGCTTGATGCGATAAATTTTATGCTAGTGCAAAAGGATTTTTACTTCGCTCCGGCAAAGGCGGCAAACGCGGGCGGCGTGGGCACGTCGGGCCTTGAGATGATGCAAAACGCTGGTATGACTTCGTGGAGCTTTGAGGAGGTCGATCGCAGACTACACGGCATCATGAATCATATCTTTGAGCTTAGCTACGAGACTAGCAAGGAGTTTGGCGACGAGGGAAATCTGGTGCTTGGCTCAAATATCGCGGGCTTTAGAAAAGTGGCCGATGCGATGATAGATCAAGGGTATGTGTAG
- a CDS encoding glycosyltransferase family 2 protein — MKDYDVSIIVPIYNVEKYIEKCATTLLEQNYNNIEYIFVNDCTPDSSMKILKDIIERYPNRKNHVKIINKIKNEGLPQARKSGLKISSGKYILHVDSDDWVDKDMVSSLINEARKSYADIVCFDYIKEFNKKSVVKSFFYTKNHPKSNLNFVKAILSHEISVSMCDKLVKRELYENVEFPHFSHCEDSFVNLQLFYEAKKITHITKPFYHYRTNPNSLSSSFSNNKKALGDFADFSIAVKKFLIQKDLFDEYFKFHIPTILKFTLDYSESDFKKQIIAICPEANNIKYVFQINRNIIYKILYSTVFIGFPQIFVFAKKVFIKLRNF; from the coding sequence ATGAAAGACTACGATGTTTCTATAATAGTTCCCATATATAATGTGGAGAAATATATAGAAAAATGTGCAACTACGCTTTTAGAGCAAAACTATAACAATATAGAGTATATTTTTGTAAATGATTGCACTCCAGATAGTTCTATGAAAATTTTGAAGGATATTATTGAAAGATACCCAAATAGAAAAAACCATGTAAAAATTATTAATAAAATAAAAAATGAGGGCTTACCGCAAGCTAGAAAAAGTGGGTTGAAAATATCAAGTGGCAAATACATTTTACATGTAGATAGTGACGACTGGGTCGATAAAGATATGGTAAGTTCTTTGATTAATGAAGCTAGAAAAAGTTATGCAGACATAGTTTGTTTTGACTATATTAAAGAATTTAATAAAAAAAGCGTTGTAAAAAGTTTTTTTTATACAAAAAATCATCCAAAGTCTAATTTGAACTTCGTAAAAGCTATTTTATCTCATGAAATTTCTGTTTCCATGTGTGATAAATTGGTTAAAAGAGAGCTTTATGAAAATGTTGAATTTCCACATTTTTCGCACTGTGAAGATAGTTTTGTAAATTTACAACTTTTTTATGAAGCAAAAAAAATTACTCATATTACAAAACCATTTTATCACTACAGGACAAATCCTAATTCGCTTTCTAGTAGTTTTTCAAATAATAAAAAAGCCCTTGGTGATTTTGCTGATTTTAGCATAGCTGTAAAGAAATTTTTGATACAAAAAGATCTTTTTGATGAATATTTTAAATTTCACATTCCTACTATTTTAAAATTTACTTTGGATTATTCTGAAAGCGATTTTAAAAAACAAATAATTGCTATATGCCCGGAAGCAAATAATATAAAATACGTTTTTCAAATCAATAGAAATATAATCTATAAAATTTTATATAGCACAGTCTTTATAGGGTTCCCGCAAATTTTTGTTTTTGCAAAAAAAGTATTTATTAAGCTTAGAAATTTTTAG
- a CDS encoding glycosyltransferase family 4 protein, whose protein sequence is MKIFIIGNVSSMMINFREELIKLLVSKGHDVYCLVSDYNEKSRKKIISLGAKPLDHTLNTKGLNPFKDLIATYDLVKLFRQYRPDAIFSFFVKPVIFTTIAAKIARVPRIVGMIEGLGGAFTVHKNGQTKKAKIIKTIQVLLYKISLPSLDELIFLNNDDKKDLIDRFDIKVKSINILGGIGVDLDKFSYTKAPIDPINFIFIARLLAEKGIFEYLEAAKIVKEKYKDVKFYIFGSFDEHNPFGLTQEELKPYLDSDVVIYPGFVNDIKERIVNSSIFVLPSYYREGVPRSTQEAMAIGRAVITTNSVGCRETVEDGVNGFLVPPFDSKILAQKMTYFIQNPDMIVQMGIESRKIAEVKFNINEKNERLAKIIIGK, encoded by the coding sequence ATGAAAATTTTTATAATCGGTAATGTCTCGTCTATGATGATAAATTTTAGAGAAGAACTCATAAAACTACTTGTATCAAAAGGGCATGATGTCTACTGTTTAGTTAGTGACTACAATGAAAAAAGTAGAAAAAAAATAATCTCATTGGGTGCAAAACCGCTTGACCATACTTTAAATACAAAAGGGCTAAATCCATTTAAAGATCTTATTGCGACATATGATTTGGTTAAACTATTTAGGCAATATAGGCCAGATGCGATTTTTTCTTTTTTTGTTAAGCCAGTCATTTTTACAACTATAGCCGCAAAAATAGCAAGAGTGCCAAGAATAGTAGGCATGATAGAAGGGCTCGGCGGGGCTTTTACAGTTCATAAAAATGGGCAAACAAAAAAGGCGAAAATCATCAAAACTATACAAGTTCTTTTGTATAAAATTTCACTACCATCTCTTGACGAGCTTATATTTTTAAATAATGACGATAAAAAGGATTTGATTGATAGATTTGATATAAAAGTAAAGTCCATAAATATATTAGGCGGTATAGGTGTTGATCTTGATAAATTCTCATATACTAAAGCACCTATTGATCCTATAAATTTTATTTTTATAGCAAGGCTTCTTGCAGAAAAAGGAATATTTGAGTATTTAGAGGCAGCTAAAATCGTAAAAGAAAAATATAAAGATGTAAAGTTTTATATATTTGGTAGTTTTGATGAGCACAATCCGTTTGGATTAACGCAAGAAGAGCTAAAACCTTATCTTGATAGTGACGTAGTTATATATCCTGGCTTCGTAAATGATATAAAAGAACGGATAGTAAATAGTTCCATTTTTGTCTTGCCCTCGTATTACAGAGAAGGTGTACCAAGAAGTACGCAGGAAGCCATGGCGATAGGAAGGGCAGTAATAACCACAAATAGTGTAGGATGTAGAGAAACTGTTGAAGATGGAGTAAATGGATTCTTGGTGCCACCATTCGATAGTAAAATTTTGGCACAAAAGATGACTTATTTTATACAAAATCCAGATATGATAGTCCAAATGGGTATAGAAAGCAGAAAAATAGCTGAAGTAAAATTTAATATAAATGAAAAGAATGAAAGACTTGCAAAGATTATTATTGGAAAATAG
- the infC gene encoding translation initiation factor IF-3: MSKENEVLLNEDIRAREVRCVGDDGTAYGVISRDEALEISNKLGLDLVLIAPDAKPPVCKIMDYGKFRYQQEKKQKEAKKKQKTIEIKEIKLSVKIAQNDINYKVKHASEFLQDGKHVKFRVFLKGREMSTPEAGVAMLEKVWEMIKNEADRDKEPMIEGRYVNMLVTPKKG; the protein is encoded by the coding sequence TTGAGTAAGGAAAATGAAGTATTGCTCAATGAGGACATAAGGGCGAGAGAGGTAAGATGTGTAGGGGATGATGGCACGGCATACGGTGTCATCTCAAGAGATGAGGCTTTAGAGATCTCAAATAAGCTTGGGCTTGATCTAGTGCTTATAGCGCCAGATGCGAAGCCGCCAGTTTGCAAGATAATGGACTATGGTAAATTCCGTTATCAGCAAGAGAAAAAGCAAAAAGAAGCCAAGAAAAAGCAAAAAACCATCGAGATAAAAGAGATAAAACTCTCTGTCAAGATCGCCCAAAACGATATAAACTACAAGGTTAAACACGCAAGCGAGTTTTTGCAAGATGGCAAACACGTTAAATTTCGTGTCTTTTTAAAGGGTCGCGAGATGAGCACACCAGAAGCTGGCGTAGCTATGCTTGAGAAGGTCTGGGAAATGATAAAAAATGAAGCTGATCGCGATAAAGAACCTATGATAGAAGGTCGTTATGTAAATATGCTTGTAACTCCAAAAAAGGGTTAA
- a CDS encoding alanine/glycine:cation symporter family protein — MPTNFAEILNNCVESINSFLWGPYFLITLLCGTGLFFTIRLGFVQIFKFKMGLKELFGNFSLHGEAAGKAGMSQFQAVATAIAAQVGTGNLVGATTALIMGGPGAIFWMWCAAFLGMATNFAEICLAQIYRTKDDSGHTIGGPAFYISRGLKGKWAKILAGFFAIAIIIALGFIGNMVQANSISDGFKGAFGIPQWITGAFLAIVCAVIFIGGVKAIARVAEKIVPLMALLYVGVGLIIIALNFHEIPDAVLLIYKAAFDPSAAWGGATGASIAAAMRYGIARGLFSNEAGMGSTPHAHAAANVKHPVDQAVLGIMSVFVDTFIVLNITVFVVLTANVISFENGKAVFTGITLVQEAFSSHIFGKVGGYSFVAVCLFFFAFTTILGWYYFAEINVRYLFGAKAVRAFQILVVVFVFLGSLQKVDFVWSLADMFNGLMVVPNLIAIIILSPIVAKLLKDHDAGKEYDVKDYLK; from the coding sequence ATGCCTACAAATTTTGCTGAAATTTTAAATAATTGTGTTGAAAGTATAAATTCATTTCTTTGGGGACCATACTTCCTTATTACCCTACTTTGCGGCACTGGACTATTTTTTACTATTAGGCTTGGGTTTGTTCAAATTTTTAAGTTTAAAATGGGTCTAAAAGAGCTTTTTGGGAATTTCTCACTTCACGGCGAAGCTGCTGGCAAAGCCGGTATGAGCCAGTTTCAAGCAGTTGCAACTGCGATCGCCGCACAAGTTGGCACTGGCAATCTAGTAGGTGCGACAACAGCTCTTATCATGGGTGGTCCTGGAGCGATATTTTGGATGTGGTGCGCTGCATTTTTAGGCATGGCTACAAATTTTGCTGAAATTTGCCTAGCTCAAATTTACCGTACAAAAGACGATAGCGGTCACACGATAGGCGGTCCGGCATTTTATATAAGTCGTGGATTAAAGGGAAAATGGGCAAAAATTTTAGCTGGATTTTTCGCTATCGCTATCATTATCGCACTTGGCTTTATCGGCAATATGGTGCAAGCAAACTCGATCTCAGACGGCTTTAAAGGTGCCTTTGGTATACCTCAGTGGATAACTGGAGCTTTTTTAGCAATTGTCTGCGCGGTCATCTTTATAGGTGGCGTAAAGGCGATCGCAAGAGTGGCTGAAAAGATCGTGCCTTTGATGGCTTTACTTTATGTAGGTGTTGGACTAATCATTATCGCTTTAAATTTTCACGAAATTCCAGATGCAGTTTTGCTTATCTACAAAGCAGCATTTGATCCTTCAGCTGCGTGGGGTGGAGCGACTGGAGCTAGCATAGCAGCTGCGATGAGATACGGCATAGCAAGGGGTCTTTTTAGCAACGAAGCTGGCATGGGCTCAACTCCACACGCACACGCTGCAGCTAACGTCAAACACCCAGTCGATCAAGCAGTGCTTGGCATAATGAGTGTATTTGTAGATACTTTTATTGTTTTAAATATCACCGTTTTTGTAGTGCTTACTGCAAATGTTATTAGCTTTGAAAATGGCAAAGCAGTCTTTACAGGGATAACCTTAGTACAAGAGGCTTTCTCATCGCATATCTTTGGTAAGGTTGGCGGATATAGTTTTGTAGCTGTTTGCCTATTTTTCTTTGCATTTACAACGATTCTTGGATGGTACTACTTTGCTGAGATCAATGTGCGCTACCTTTTTGGCGCAAAGGCGGTCAGAGCTTTTCAAATTTTAGTAGTCGTTTTTGTATTTTTGGGAAGCTTACAAAAGGTTGATTTTGTCTGGAGCCTAGCAGATATGTTTAATGGCTTGATGGTCGTACCAAATTTAATTGCCATCATCATTTTAAGCCCTATCGTGGCAAAGCTTTTAAAAGATCACGATGCTGGCAAAGAGTATGATGTGAAAGATTATTTGAAATAA
- the thrS gene encoding threonine--tRNA ligase — protein MSDIIAYKLNGEIVDTQSIAGRESGAEPIYFDNSKEALHVIRHSCAHLMAQAIKSLYPKAKFFVGPNVEDGFYYDFRVDDEGTKLGESDLAAIEEKMKELAEKKFDIVKTCSTKANMSEKFKDDDLKQEVLKRIPDGEVSSYSQGDFEDLCRGPHVPNTKFLKFFKLTRVAGAYLGGDESREMLTRIYGTAYADKESLKEHIRIIEEAKKRDHRKLGTEMKLFTFDEEVGGGLPIWLPNGGRLRSKLEQILYKAHRDRGYEPVRGPELLKADVWRRSGHYANYKENMYFTTIDEAEYGIKPMNCVGHIKVYQSDIRSYRDLPLKFFEYGVVHRHEKSGVLHGLFRVREFAQDDSHIFCMPSQIKENILEILKFAGKIMENFGFHYEMEISTKPAKAIGGDEIWETATKALKEALDENGFKYGIDEGGGAFYGPKIDIKITDALKRKWQCGTIQVDFNLPERFDLGYIDANNERQRPVMLHRALLGSFERFIGILLEHTAGELPFFIAPTQVVIVPISDAHLDYAKEISRELRKINVDSEIASKNESLNKRIRTAEKQRVPMIVVLGDNEVANKSVALRDRQARTQSDMSLAEFINLTKEKLSEVHF, from the coding sequence ATGAGCGATATCATCGCATACAAACTAAATGGCGAAATAGTCGATACACAAAGTATCGCAGGGCGTGAAAGTGGTGCTGAGCCTATCTATTTTGACAACTCAAAAGAAGCACTACACGTTATCAGACACTCCTGTGCACACCTCATGGCACAAGCTATCAAATCACTCTATCCAAAGGCGAAATTCTTTGTCGGACCAAACGTAGAAGATGGATTTTATTATGATTTTAGAGTTGATGATGAGGGCACGAAGCTAGGCGAGAGCGATCTAGCAGCGATCGAAGAAAAAATGAAAGAGCTTGCTGAGAAGAAATTTGACATAGTCAAAACTTGCTCGACCAAAGCTAATATGAGTGAAAAATTTAAAGACGACGATCTAAAACAAGAGGTCTTAAAAAGAATTCCAGATGGCGAAGTGAGTAGCTATTCGCAAGGCGATTTTGAAGATCTTTGCCGTGGACCACACGTACCAAATACTAAATTTTTAAAATTTTTCAAGCTTACACGCGTGGCTGGAGCTTATCTTGGAGGCGATGAGAGCCGTGAGATGCTAACTAGAATTTATGGCACAGCTTATGCAGATAAAGAGAGTTTAAAAGAGCACATCCGCATCATCGAAGAGGCCAAAAAGCGTGACCATAGAAAGCTTGGTACCGAGATGAAACTATTTACTTTTGATGAAGAAGTGGGTGGTGGCTTGCCGATCTGGTTACCAAATGGTGGACGCTTGCGCTCTAAGTTAGAGCAAATTTTATACAAAGCCCATCGCGACCGTGGCTACGAGCCAGTGCGTGGGCCAGAGCTTTTAAAAGCTGACGTGTGGAGAAGAAGCGGTCACTACGCAAACTATAAAGAAAATATGTACTTTACGACGATCGATGAGGCAGAATACGGCATCAAGCCAATGAACTGCGTTGGTCACATCAAAGTTTATCAAAGTGATATCAGGTCTTACCGCGATCTACCGCTTAAATTTTTCGAATACGGCGTCGTGCATCGCCACGAAAAAAGCGGCGTTTTACACGGACTTTTCAGGGTACGTGAATTTGCCCAGGATGACTCACATATCTTTTGTATGCCGAGCCAAATCAAAGAAAATATCCTAGAAATTTTAAAATTCGCTGGCAAAATAATGGAAAATTTCGGCTTTCATTACGAGATGGAAATTTCAACTAAGCCTGCAAAAGCGATCGGCGGAGATGAAATTTGGGAAACTGCGACCAAAGCACTAAAAGAAGCGCTTGATGAAAACGGTTTTAAATACGGTATCGACGAGGGCGGTGGTGCATTTTATGGACCAAAGATCGACATCAAAATCACCGATGCACTTAAAAGAAAATGGCAGTGCGGCACGATCCAGGTTGATTTTAACTTGCCAGAGCGCTTTGATCTAGGCTACATCGACGCAAATAACGAAAGACAACGCCCCGTAATGCTACATAGAGCCTTACTCGGTAGTTTTGAGAGATTTATAGGAATTTTACTTGAGCACACTGCTGGTGAGCTACCATTTTTCATAGCTCCAACGCAGGTTGTCATCGTACCTATTAGTGACGCGCATTTAGACTACGCAAAAGAAATTTCACGTGAGCTAAGAAAGATCAACGTCGATAGTGAGATCGCAAGTAAAAATGAGAGTTTAAATAAGAGAATAAGAACGGCAGAAAAACAAAGGGTGCCTATGATAGTCGTGCTAGGAGACAACGAAGTAGCGAATAAAAGCGTTGCATTGCGCGACAGACAGGCTAGGACGCAGAGTGATATGAGCTTGGCGGAATTTATAAATTTAACGAAGGAGAAACTTAGTGAGGTACATTTTTGA
- a CDS encoding YbaK/EbsC family protein yields MSEQIFNKIHDLLSNNEAKFKVLNHESATTSEEVAKLRGTKMSQGAKALVCSIKGVDEEKFRQIFKDENVLNDYLLSDEKPAMKAGKTYILAILPADMQANLDSLTQKFDGKRASLASPDEVLALTDCVFGSVPPFSFHKNLHIVVDERLLQRNDEIAFNAGLLDRSIILNTKDYKKIVRPTLINFAE; encoded by the coding sequence GTGTCTGAGCAAATTTTTAATAAGATCCACGATCTTCTTAGCAATAATGAAGCTAAATTTAAAGTTCTAAACCATGAGAGTGCGACCACTTCAGAAGAGGTAGCAAAACTTAGGGGAACAAAGATGAGCCAAGGCGCAAAGGCTCTAGTTTGCTCTATAAAAGGAGTAGATGAGGAAAAATTTAGGCAAATTTTTAAAGATGAAAATGTGCTAAATGATTATTTGCTAAGCGATGAAAAGCCAGCGATGAAGGCTGGTAAAACTTATATTTTGGCTATTTTGCCAGCCGATATGCAAGCAAATCTTGATAGCTTGACACAAAAATTTGACGGCAAAAGGGCAAGCCTAGCTAGTCCAGATGAAGTTTTGGCATTGACAGACTGTGTTTTTGGTTCAGTGCCACCATTTAGCTTTCATAAAAATTTACACATTGTAGTTGATGAAAGGTTGCTACAAAGAAACGATGAGATCGCATTTAATGCGGGACTACTTGATAGATCGATCATTTTAAATACAAAAGATTATAAGAAGATAGTACGACCAACGCTAATAAATTTTGCAGAATAA
- the ung gene encoding uracil-DNA glycosylase translates to MQINLDGIKIEPGWKEVLKDEFLSENFARIKENFLKAKSTGTVYPPSALIFNAFNLTPFRSVKVVILGQDPYHGANQAMGLSFSVPSGVKVPPSLVNIYKEIYADLGIKEPNSGDLTKWAKQGVLLLNSTLSVSAGVANSHASFGWQGFTDAVIKKISENLQNVVFMLWGNPAKAKAPLIDASKHLILEAAHPSPLARGAFFGCRHFSKANIYLANHGKTPIDWDLNVKI, encoded by the coding sequence ATGCAGATAAATTTAGATGGTATAAAGATCGAGCCAGGCTGGAAAGAAGTGCTAAAAGATGAGTTTTTGAGTGAAAATTTCGCGCGTATCAAAGAAAATTTCTTAAAAGCAAAGAGCACTGGCACCGTCTATCCACCAAGTGCGCTTATATTTAATGCATTTAACCTAACGCCATTTCGCTCTGTCAAAGTCGTCATCCTAGGCCAAGATCCATACCACGGCGCAAATCAAGCCATGGGGCTAAGCTTTTCAGTGCCTAGTGGCGTAAAAGTCCCACCAAGTCTTGTAAATATTTATAAAGAAATTTACGCTGATCTTGGCATAAAAGAGCCAAATAGCGGCGATCTTACAAAGTGGGCAAAGCAAGGCGTACTACTACTAAACTCAACTTTAAGCGTTAGCGCTGGAGTGGCAAATTCTCACGCTAGCTTTGGCTGGCAGGGCTTTACAGACGCCGTCATAAAAAAGATAAGCGAAAATTTACAAAACGTAGTTTTTATGCTTTGGGGCAACCCAGCCAAGGCAAAAGCACCACTTATAGACGCTAGCAAGCACCTCATCTTAGAGGCAGCCCACCCAAGTCCGCTGGCTCGTGGAGCATTTTTTGGCTGCAGGCACTTTTCAAAGGCAAATATCTACCTAGCAAACCACGGCAAAACGCCAATAGACTGGGATCTAAACGTAAAAATTTGA